In a genomic window of Dyadobacter fermentans DSM 18053:
- a CDS encoding glycan-binding surface protein, which produces MSKTFIFGIIYRAICVLIGVLAVSCQKDDLPNGGEPVIKFIRVTDPESADSLLTSAGQDKLIAIVGENLHDAREIWFNDQRASLTPSYITATTILVTVPGHIPGEISNKLRIVFGNGKIVEHDFEVKISEPLVTSMVCEYVPAGSIATIHGDFFYEPLTVSFAGGKPGAVVAVKDQEIQVTVPEGAQPGPITVKTKFGETKSDLWFRDNRNIFISSDPFTGWWNASFVVSKPGPGDPSAINGNYIHVKKPIGGWQWTEVAGGPPDAMGAISKNIPDSAILKPADYVLKFEVNTVKPYNNNVLKITAGLAAGFNDSQYTWLPPYDTKGQWQTVTIPFQEIAASYESAGSKLVVSEKGYYTRLLFHGGGDLDCDMAFDNFRVVQRR; this is translated from the coding sequence ATGAGTAAGACATTTATTTTCGGGATAATATATCGTGCGATCTGCGTGCTGATCGGTGTGCTGGCGGTTTCCTGCCAGAAAGACGACTTGCCGAATGGCGGCGAGCCGGTGATCAAATTCATTCGCGTTACCGATCCGGAATCTGCGGATTCGCTGCTCACAAGCGCGGGACAGGACAAGCTGATCGCCATTGTTGGAGAGAATTTGCATGATGCCCGGGAAATCTGGTTCAACGACCAGCGTGCCAGCCTCACGCCAAGCTACATCACAGCCACAACTATTCTGGTGACGGTTCCGGGCCACATTCCTGGCGAGATTAGTAATAAATTGCGGATCGTCTTCGGCAATGGCAAAATAGTCGAACACGATTTTGAGGTGAAAATCAGCGAGCCGCTCGTTACCTCCATGGTGTGCGAATATGTGCCGGCTGGCAGCATAGCAACCATTCACGGCGATTTTTTCTATGAGCCACTCACGGTATCATTTGCGGGTGGAAAGCCGGGAGCGGTGGTGGCGGTAAAAGACCAGGAAATCCAGGTCACCGTACCCGAAGGCGCCCAGCCAGGTCCAATCACAGTAAAAACGAAGTTTGGTGAGACGAAATCCGATCTCTGGTTTCGCGATAACCGCAACATATTTATCAGCAGCGATCCGTTTACCGGCTGGTGGAATGCATCGTTTGTGGTGTCCAAGCCCGGCCCAGGCGATCCGTCCGCCATTAATGGCAACTATATCCACGTGAAAAAGCCAATCGGTGGCTGGCAATGGACTGAGGTTGCCGGTGGCCCGCCGGATGCAATGGGCGCCATCAGCAAGAACATCCCCGATTCGGCAATCCTGAAACCTGCTGATTATGTCCTCAAATTCGAAGTGAATACGGTTAAGCCTTACAACAATAACGTATTAAAGATCACGGCCGGGCTGGCCGCCGGATTCAACGACAGCCAATACACCTGGCTACCGCCGTACGACACCAAAGGGCAATGGCAGACGGTGACAATCCCATTCCAGGAAATCGCGGCAAGCTACGAAAGCGCCGGGTCCAAGCTTGTTGTGAGTGAGAAAGGCTACTACACACGCTTGCTTTTTCACGGCGGCGGCGATCTGGACTGCGATATGGCATTTGATAATTTCCGGGTGGTGCAAAGGAGGTAA
- a CDS encoding RagB/SusD family nutrient uptake outer membrane protein, with the protein MNDFKNITAKLIALFPLVLLVACSGDFLERPPKDAIVDAGFYQTDDQVLASTALLYSKVWFDYNDKASYNLGDFRAGTAFSAWNDRGNVLFNTTGNTPENGYAWRSFFIVVGQSNLTIQNIQKYASPAVSPAIKKHAIAEARFMRALAYRFLVMNWGAVPIIENNLTLLSDTTVQRNTPKSVWKFITGEMRQIAEDLPEKPLRTGRLTRWSAEGMMARFYLTRAGVEAGASGQRNQVFLDSAKYYAERVIKLSGASLLSKYSDLFLFPYDNNAESLFSLQWVYSPGAWGTQNSTPAYLAYGPDIANGDGWGGDKGATWWMIQQYEGIKTVSENVLQGRTVDQRLKATFMLPGASYPEITQTIPGGSQKLVFPFAGTDNNFIAIKKYITGKAVDVKGQAAQQNYGHDTYMLRLAEMYLTYSEAVVGNNASTTDATALEYFNRVHTRAGLPPATGALTFDQIFKERIIEFAMEGMAWYDLVSLHYYNPTKAYSILNAQDRGFFFTKPDRFPDPTSWTFTKTAWATAERKIDANSGNFLLPIPSAELSQAPNLQKPAIDYQH; encoded by the coding sequence ATGAATGACTTTAAAAACATCACCGCCAAACTGATCGCGCTGTTCCCGCTTGTGCTGCTTGTCGCCTGCTCCGGGGATTTTCTGGAACGCCCGCCCAAAGATGCGATCGTAGATGCAGGCTTTTACCAGACCGACGACCAGGTGCTGGCGAGTACGGCATTGCTGTACAGTAAAGTTTGGTTCGATTACAATGACAAGGCATCCTATAATCTGGGCGATTTTCGCGCCGGGACAGCGTTTTCGGCATGGAATGACAGGGGCAATGTGCTTTTCAACACTACCGGGAACACGCCGGAGAACGGTTATGCCTGGCGTTCGTTTTTCATTGTAGTCGGGCAGTCGAACCTGACCATCCAGAACATCCAGAAATATGCAAGCCCCGCCGTTTCGCCAGCCATCAAAAAGCATGCGATTGCCGAAGCACGTTTTATGCGCGCGCTTGCCTACCGTTTCCTGGTCATGAACTGGGGAGCGGTGCCCATCATTGAAAACAACCTCACGCTGCTTTCGGATACAACCGTACAAAGGAACACGCCCAAGAGCGTCTGGAAATTCATCACCGGCGAAATGCGGCAGATCGCCGAAGACCTGCCAGAGAAGCCGCTTCGCACGGGTCGGCTCACGAGATGGTCGGCCGAGGGGATGATGGCCAGGTTCTACCTCACGCGGGCAGGGGTGGAAGCGGGGGCATCAGGGCAGCGCAACCAGGTTTTTCTGGACAGCGCAAAGTACTATGCCGAAAGGGTCATCAAGCTCAGCGGGGCGTCGCTGCTCAGCAAATATTCCGACCTATTTCTTTTTCCCTACGACAACAATGCCGAATCGCTGTTTTCGCTGCAATGGGTGTACTCACCGGGCGCCTGGGGCACACAAAACTCCACACCGGCATATCTCGCATACGGCCCGGATATTGCCAATGGCGATGGCTGGGGCGGCGACAAAGGCGCCACCTGGTGGATGATCCAGCAGTACGAAGGCATCAAAACGGTTTCTGAAAACGTACTTCAGGGCCGGACGGTAGACCAGCGGCTGAAAGCGACATTCATGCTGCCCGGCGCAAGCTATCCCGAGATCACCCAGACGATCCCCGGCGGGAGCCAGAAACTGGTTTTCCCTTTTGCGGGAACAGACAATAACTTCATCGCCATTAAGAAATACATTACCGGAAAGGCAGTTGACGTGAAAGGACAGGCAGCGCAACAGAACTACGGGCACGACACCTATATGCTTCGCCTGGCCGAAATGTACCTGACCTACTCCGAGGCGGTTGTAGGCAACAACGCCTCGACGACGGATGCTACCGCATTGGAATATTTCAATCGCGTGCATACAAGAGCGGGCCTGCCGCCCGCGACGGGAGCGCTCACATTCGACCAGATTTTCAAGGAGCGGATCATTGAATTTGCGATGGAAGGAATGGCGTGGTATGATCTTGTAAGTTTGCATTACTATAATCCTACGAAGGCCTACTCCATTTTGAATGCCCAAGACCGCGGGTTTTTCTTTACCAAACCCGATCGTTTCCCCGATCCGACATCGTGGACATTTACCAAAACAGCCTGGGCGACCGCCGAGCGAAAAATAGATGCAAACAGCGGCAACTTCCTGCTGCCCATCCCGTCGGCTGAGCTCAGTCAGGCACCTAATCTTCAAAAACCGGCCATTGATTATCAGCATTAG
- a CDS encoding SusC/RagA family TonB-linked outer membrane protein codes for MLAVAVFSLLTLAHRVAVAVPLVGNEQGVNAMIRGHVSDEKGDPLAGVSVVIKGTSRGTTTNAAGRYELETASGEDALIFSFVGYLSQEIPIGARSEVNVTMKVDAKALNEVVVVGYGEMKRADLTTAQTSVSARDIARTTNTTLEQAIQGRAAGVYVTQNSGQPGGGISVNIRGVNSISGSNEPLYVVDGVQIQGQSVSFGAQSSSNPLAGLNPADIESVEVLQGPSATAIYGSRATNGVLLITTKRGKSGDSKVSYGYQFSLQTPPKPLKVMDLQQYAQMVGEYHQLAGGETPEEFLDPSLLGKGTDWQKELFKNAAMHKHQLSLSGGNERTTYYLSGEYLKQDGVALGSGFNRYAFRVNLDNKPREWASIGANLSFNQTNDNLTSSQENIISNALQLTPQVPVRNLDGSWGGGDENNGANIFAPVNPIAIANLTTNKLTRRQLLGGLNVGVRLMEGLHFRTSFNTNLGFSNSSYYIPTYKIGWAQNVTASYTNGSGLNTYWNWNQLVEYNKQWGKHSINLMLSHESQESSWKNLAGSRTGFLTNDILDLAAGDALTAGNSGGSGEWAMESYLGRLNYNFGDRYIVTGTVRRDGSANFGADNKWGFFPSVSAAWRVSQEPFFNIAAVNELKLRFETGVTGNQGSGGIYSPMGTGATPTTTGFLPTKYANAGLKWEETKTNNFGLNLALFQNRIQLEVDYYIKNTDNLLMEKPLPWYMGTNGTGAVGSPTVNIGALQNKGWGITVNTVNVNRGGFKWESSLNISSFKTKIKSFYSDAAFVDRTSWWLADWTQRCEVGKAPWLFRGYIEEGLFQTVEEIENSPLPVDNNGVKLPVNESNIWVGDVKFKDVNGDGIINEKDQTVIGNPWPKMFAGFTNTFSYKGFDLSILLTSTYGNDVYNFLGKLNTNASHINLSRNLLIHAMDYARPVTNTDGTVGLSNPGTDVARISNGPNGNFGRHTDKWVEDGSFVRVKNISLTYNLPVSLVSRQKVIRGARLTVGAQNVATLTRYSGFDPEVGAYVSRDASPANQAIGLDYGRYPLTAVYTFSLGLDF; via the coding sequence ATGCTTGCAGTCGCGGTGTTTTCCTTACTCACGCTTGCGCATCGCGTTGCCGTGGCGGTGCCGCTGGTGGGGAACGAACAGGGTGTGAATGCAATGATAAGGGGGCATGTGAGTGATGAAAAAGGCGACCCGCTGGCCGGGGTAAGCGTGGTAATTAAAGGCACTTCGCGCGGAACGACTACCAATGCGGCAGGGAGGTATGAGCTGGAAACCGCGTCCGGAGAGGATGCGCTGATCTTCTCTTTTGTAGGCTACCTGTCGCAGGAAATACCGATTGGGGCACGTTCGGAGGTGAACGTGACAATGAAAGTCGATGCCAAAGCATTGAACGAGGTAGTTGTGGTGGGCTATGGTGAAATGAAAAGGGCCGATCTGACGACTGCGCAAACTTCGGTGTCGGCCAGGGACATTGCCCGCACGACCAATACTACTTTGGAACAGGCCATTCAGGGTCGGGCGGCTGGCGTGTATGTGACGCAGAACTCGGGGCAACCGGGCGGCGGTATTTCGGTGAATATCAGGGGTGTCAATTCCATCAGCGGCAGTAATGAGCCATTGTATGTGGTGGATGGTGTACAAATCCAGGGACAGTCGGTGTCGTTCGGGGCGCAGAGCTCTTCCAATCCATTGGCGGGTTTAAACCCGGCCGATATCGAATCGGTGGAAGTGCTGCAAGGGCCGTCTGCTACCGCAATTTACGGCTCCCGGGCCACGAACGGCGTACTCCTGATCACCACCAAAAGAGGCAAATCCGGCGATTCGAAGGTCTCCTATGGATATCAATTCAGCCTTCAAACTCCGCCTAAGCCATTGAAAGTAATGGATTTGCAACAATACGCGCAAATGGTGGGAGAATACCACCAACTTGCTGGCGGTGAAACGCCCGAAGAATTTCTGGACCCTTCACTGCTCGGCAAAGGTACCGACTGGCAGAAGGAATTGTTCAAAAACGCGGCCATGCACAAACACCAGCTTAGCCTCAGCGGCGGCAACGAGCGCACTACTTACTATTTGTCGGGCGAATACCTCAAGCAGGACGGTGTGGCCCTCGGTTCCGGATTTAACCGGTACGCATTCCGCGTCAATCTCGACAATAAACCACGTGAATGGGCGAGCATCGGGGCCAATCTCAGTTTTAACCAAACAAACGATAACCTCACATCCAGCCAGGAAAACATCATTTCAAATGCATTGCAGCTGACGCCGCAAGTGCCGGTCCGGAACCTGGACGGTAGCTGGGGCGGCGGCGATGAAAATAACGGCGCCAACATTTTCGCCCCCGTGAACCCGATCGCCATTGCCAATCTGACGACCAACAAACTGACCAGAAGACAGTTGCTCGGCGGGCTTAACGTCGGTGTCAGGCTCATGGAAGGGCTGCATTTCAGAACGTCGTTCAATACGAACCTGGGTTTTTCCAACTCATCCTACTACATCCCGACTTACAAAATAGGCTGGGCCCAAAACGTAACTGCCTCATATACGAACGGCTCCGGCCTGAATACCTACTGGAACTGGAACCAGTTGGTGGAGTACAACAAACAGTGGGGCAAGCACAGTATCAACCTCATGCTCAGCCACGAATCGCAGGAATCGTCGTGGAAAAACCTGGCCGGATCGAGGACGGGCTTTCTGACGAACGACATCCTCGACCTGGCAGCCGGAGATGCGCTCACTGCCGGTAATTCGGGCGGATCGGGCGAATGGGCAATGGAATCGTATCTGGGAAGGCTTAATTACAACTTCGGCGACCGGTACATCGTGACGGGAACCGTTCGGAGGGATGGGTCTGCCAATTTCGGTGCGGATAATAAATGGGGCTTTTTCCCGTCGGTGTCGGCTGCGTGGCGCGTGTCGCAGGAGCCGTTTTTCAATATTGCAGCGGTAAACGAACTGAAACTGCGTTTTGAAACCGGTGTGACCGGTAACCAGGGCAGCGGGGGCATTTATTCGCCCATGGGTACCGGCGCCACGCCCACCACTACGGGGTTTCTTCCCACCAAATATGCCAATGCAGGGCTGAAATGGGAAGAGACAAAAACAAACAACTTCGGCCTGAACCTGGCCCTGTTCCAGAACCGCATTCAGCTCGAAGTTGACTATTACATCAAAAACACCGACAACCTGCTCATGGAAAAGCCGCTGCCGTGGTACATGGGCACGAATGGGACCGGTGCCGTGGGTTCGCCGACGGTGAACATCGGCGCGTTGCAGAACAAAGGGTGGGGGATCACGGTGAACACCGTCAATGTAAACCGGGGCGGTTTCAAATGGGAGTCGAGCCTGAACATTTCCAGTTTCAAGACTAAAATCAAATCGTTCTATTCCGATGCGGCGTTTGTAGATCGCACTTCCTGGTGGCTCGCCGACTGGACGCAGCGTTGCGAAGTGGGTAAGGCGCCCTGGCTATTCCGCGGCTACATTGAAGAGGGCTTATTTCAAACGGTTGAAGAGATAGAAAACAGTCCATTGCCAGTCGATAACAACGGTGTGAAATTGCCTGTCAATGAAAGTAATATCTGGGTAGGCGATGTGAAATTCAAGGATGTAAACGGGGACGGCATCATCAATGAGAAAGACCAGACGGTAATCGGCAACCCGTGGCCGAAAATGTTCGCGGGATTCACCAATACATTTTCTTACAAAGGTTTCGATTTGAGCATTTTGCTAACGAGTACCTACGGAAACGACGTCTACAATTTCCTGGGCAAGCTCAATACCAATGCCAGTCATATCAACCTGAGCCGGAACTTGCTTATACATGCGATGGATTACGCCCGGCCCGTCACCAACACGGACGGGACGGTCGGGCTGTCGAACCCGGGAACGGACGTCGCGCGCATTTCCAATGGGCCAAACGGCAACTTTGGCCGGCATACCGATAAATGGGTGGAAGACGGCTCGTTTGTTCGCGTTAAAAACATATCGCTAACCTACAACCTGCCGGTTTCGCTTGTGTCGCGGCAGAAGGTGATCAGAGGAGCGCGGCTAACGGTGGGCGCTCAGAACGTCGCAACGCTGACCCGCTATTCCGGGTTCGATCCCGAAGTAGGCGCCTATGTTTCTCGGGACGCCAGCCCTGCTAATCAGGCGATCGGCCTGGATTACGGACGGTATCCGCTGACGGCCGTGTACACATTCAGTTTAGGTTTGGATTTCTAA
- a CDS encoding response regulator, translated as MTNDGLKILLVDDDKVMLFLHETFLKRSGVSRDAVLCYNGQEALDYLDAHQTVETTFLVLLDINMPVMNGWEFLSAVRDKPYLEQLLIVMVSSATEESEKARALMFAQVIDYQQKPLTIETCRRIIGSEKLRRFFGDFMPE; from the coding sequence ATGACGAATGACGGGCTTAAAATCCTTTTGGTGGACGACGACAAGGTGATGTTGTTTCTCCATGAGACGTTTCTCAAAAGGAGCGGCGTGTCGCGCGATGCCGTGCTTTGTTACAACGGACAAGAAGCGCTGGACTACCTGGATGCCCACCAGACTGTGGAAACGACCTTTTTAGTGCTGCTCGATATCAATATGCCGGTCATGAACGGCTGGGAATTCCTGAGCGCCGTCCGCGACAAGCCCTATCTTGAACAACTGCTGATCGTGATGGTAAGCTCCGCCACGGAGGAAAGCGAGAAAGCCCGCGCGCTGATGTTCGCCCAGGTGATCGACTACCAGCAAAAACCCCTCACGATCGAGACCTGCCGCCGCATTATCGGCTCCGAAAAACTGCGCCGTTTCTTCGGCGACTTCATGCCCGAGTAG
- a CDS encoding PAS domain-containing protein — MSTEKQEGFENEKPLASEVMYHELFDLNPQPMWVYDVETYRILDVNEAAVRNYGYTREEFLTMTILALRPQEDVPAVLQSVELVRQHTRLYTSGFYRHSRKNGEVIDVLIQSNIVYMQGRKAELVLSTDVTTWVASERERRASENKFKAIFDNTTDAIVLCDDHGCCVDMNEATLRLLGYQSAELQGMHIDDFLQLPQGIPFHVVWKNFLNGEILNGLMKIARKNGSHITGSFNAKPNILPGMHMCVITDVTERLEKKRELMESERRFKALVQEGADLIAIVDKRGNYMFVSESSHPILGIRPEEFIGKNAFDWIHPDDREAVLALFLTISEHRQIKTEPYRFMDGAGTYRWITTTATNMSDDPAVGGVVANSRDITDAVEKARALLVSNERYRQQNERLREIAWTQSHVVRAPLTRLMGLADLLHSGDCGGMPLETVLSLIRSSAGELDEVIREIVHKADKVQNDDE; from the coding sequence ATGAGTACAGAGAAGCAGGAAGGATTTGAGAATGAGAAGCCATTGGCTTCAGAGGTAATGTACCACGAACTTTTTGACCTCAACCCACAGCCGATGTGGGTATATGACGTGGAAACCTATCGCATATTGGATGTGAATGAGGCGGCCGTGCGCAACTACGGTTACACCCGCGAGGAGTTCCTGACTATGACGATCCTGGCGCTCAGGCCACAGGAAGACGTACCGGCAGTGCTGCAAAGCGTAGAACTGGTGCGGCAGCACACCAGGCTGTATACGTCCGGATTTTACAGGCACAGCAGGAAGAACGGCGAGGTTATCGACGTGCTGATCCAGAGCAATATCGTGTACATGCAAGGCCGGAAAGCGGAATTGGTCCTATCCACCGACGTCACCACGTGGGTTGCGTCCGAACGCGAGCGCAGGGCTTCCGAGAACAAATTCAAAGCGATTTTCGACAACACCACCGACGCCATCGTACTCTGCGACGACCATGGCTGCTGCGTGGACATGAACGAAGCCACACTCCGTCTCCTCGGCTATCAGTCGGCAGAGCTGCAAGGCATGCACATCGACGATTTTCTCCAGCTGCCGCAGGGAATACCCTTTCATGTGGTATGGAAGAACTTCCTCAATGGTGAAATTCTCAACGGTTTGATGAAAATAGCGCGCAAAAACGGCTCTCATATCACCGGAAGTTTCAATGCAAAACCCAACATTCTTCCCGGCATGCACATGTGCGTAATCACCGACGTGACCGAGCGCCTGGAAAAGAAACGCGAACTCATGGAGAGCGAGCGGCGCTTTAAGGCATTGGTCCAGGAAGGGGCAGACCTCATTGCGATCGTCGACAAGCGGGGTAACTACATGTTCGTCAGCGAAAGCAGCCACCCGATTCTCGGAATTCGGCCCGAGGAGTTTATAGGTAAAAATGCATTCGACTGGATACATCCCGATGATCGCGAGGCAGTTCTGGCACTATTTTTAACCATCAGCGAGCATCGGCAGATCAAAACGGAACCCTACCGGTTTATGGACGGGGCGGGCACTTACAGGTGGATCACAACAACGGCTACCAATATGAGCGACGATCCGGCTGTGGGCGGCGTCGTGGCCAATTCGAGGGACATCACCGATGCGGTGGAGAAAGCACGGGCGCTGCTCGTCAGCAACGAACGCTATCGCCAGCAGAATGAAAGGCTGAGGGAGATTGCCTGGACGCAATCACACGTGGTGCGGGCGCCATTGACACGCCTGATGGGCCTCGCCGATTTGCTCCATTCGGGTGACTGCGGGGGAATGCCCCTTGAAACGGTGCTATCGCTGATCAGGTCGTCGGCTGGTGAACTGGACGAAGTGATCCGGGAGATTGTACACAAAGCAGATAAAGTTCAGAACGATGACGAATGA
- a CDS encoding DUF4142 domain-containing protein, which yields MRGYILLLLTAIFFASAACEDDKTADSGSLTDIDRQFLLAAADDALYQVNAGKVAAAGATEDKIGEYGDEMTKNHTQAGQELQRLAAARDLNLPTTLSDDRQLQLDSLSGNSGVTLDTLYVKQMISAQERAVHMMEIQSTSGHDAELKQWATGRLPVVQQFAERAKAMRDSVN from the coding sequence ATGCGCGGTTACATACTCCTGCTACTTACAGCCATTTTTTTTGCAAGCGCTGCCTGCGAAGACGACAAGACGGCCGATTCCGGTTCGCTCACTGATATCGACAGACAATTTCTCCTCGCTGCGGCCGACGATGCCCTGTACCAGGTCAATGCGGGAAAAGTAGCCGCCGCGGGAGCTACCGAAGATAAAATCGGAGAATATGGTGATGAAATGACCAAAAACCACACGCAGGCCGGACAGGAGTTACAGAGGCTCGCCGCCGCCCGCGACCTGAACCTCCCTACCACGCTCTCGGACGACCGGCAACTTCAACTCGACAGCCTCTCGGGGAATTCGGGTGTAACATTGGATACATTATATGTAAAGCAGATGATCTCGGCGCAGGAAAGAGCCGTGCATATGATGGAAATCCAGTCCACCAGCGGGCATGACGCCGAACTGAAACAATGGGCAACCGGCAGGTTGCCCGTGGTGCAGCAATTTGCAGAACGCGCCAAAGCAATGCGGGATTCGGTAAATTGA